The Microcebus murinus isolate Inina chromosome 1, M.murinus_Inina_mat1.0, whole genome shotgun sequence genome includes a region encoding these proteins:
- the LOC105872745 gene encoding olfactory receptor 5H2, whose protein sequence is MCSEDMKMENATVLTEFVLTGLTYQSQWKIPLFLAFLVIYLITMVGNLGLITLIRNSPHLHIPMYLFLGSLAFVDAWISSTVTPKMLVNFLAKSQIMSLSECMVQFFSFAFGGTTECFLLAAMAYDRYVAICKPLLYPVIMTNELCIRLLVLSFVGGFLHALIHDVLIFRLTFCNSNIIHHFYCDIIPLFMISCTDPSINFLMVFILSGSIQIFSIVTILNSYTFVLITILKKKSVEGIRKAFSTCGAHLLSVSLYYGPLLFMYVRPASPETEDQDMMDSLFYTVIIPLLNPIIYSLRNKQVIDSLSKMLKRNI, encoded by the coding sequence ATGTGCAGTGAGgacatgaaaatggaaaatgcaaCAGTGCTGACAGAGTTTGTTCTCACGGGACTTACATATCaatcacagtggaaaatccccctCTTCCTGGCATTCTTGGTGATATATCTCATCACCATGGTGGGAAACCTTGGTCTGATTACTCTCATCAGGAATAGCCCTCATCTTCACATCCCCATGTACTTATTCCTTGGGAGTTTAGCATTTGTGGATGCTTGGATATCCTCCACAGTGACCCCCAAGATGCTGGTCAACTTCTTAGCCAAGAGTCAGATAATGTCTCTCTCTGAATGCATggtacaatttttttcctttgcatttggtGGAACCACAGAATGTTTCCTCTTGGCAGCAATGGCGTATGATCGCTATGTAGCCATATGCAAACCTTTACTCTATCCAGTGATTATGACCAATGAACTATGCATCCGGCTGTTAGTCTTGTCATTTGTAGGTGGCTTTCTTCATGCTTTAATTCATGATGTTCTTATATTCAGATTAACCTTCTGTAATTCTAACATAATACATCACTTTTACTGTGATATTATCCCATTGTTTATGATTTCTTGTACTGACCCTTCTATTAATTTTctaatggtttttattttgtctggTTCAATACAAATTTTCAGTATTGTCACTATTCTTAACTCTTATACATTTGTTCTCAttacaatcttaaaaaagaagtcaGTCGAAGGCATAAGgaaagccttctccacctgtggAGCTCATCTCTTATCTGTGTCTTTATACTATGGCCCTCTTCTCTTCATGTATGTGCGACCTGCATCTCCAGAAACAGAGGATCAAGATATGATGGACTCTCTGTTTTATACTGTCATAATTCCTCTGTT
- the LOC105872746 gene encoding olfactory receptor 5H2-like, whose translation MEKKNATLLTEFVLTGLTHQPEWKITLFLAFLMIYLITIIGNLGLIILIWNDPHLHIPMYLFLGSLAFVDAWISSTVTPKMLVGFLAKSQMMSLSECMVQFFSFAISVTTECFLLAAMAYDRYVAICKPLLYPVIMNHRLCVRLLVLSFVGGFLHALLHECFLFRLTFCNSNIIRHFYCDIMPLLMISCTDPFINYLMVFVFAGSIQVFTIVTILVSYTFVLFTILKKSVKGIRKAFSTCGAHLLSVSLYYGPLLFMYVLPQSPQADDQDMMESLFYMVIVPLLNPIIYSLRNKQVIDSLTKMLKRNV comes from the coding sequence atggaaaagaaaaatgcaacatTGCTGACAGAGTTTGTTCTCACAGGACTTACTCATCAACCAGAGTGGAAAATAACCCTGTTCCTGGCATTCTTGATGATATATCTCATCACCATCATAGGGAACCTTGGTCTGATTATTCTGATCTGGAATGACCCTCACCTTCACATCCCCATGTACTTATTTCTTGGGAGTTTAGCCTTTGTGGATGCTTGGATATCTTCCACAGTCACCCCCAAGATGTTAGTCGGCTTCTTAGCCAAAAGTCAGATGATGTCTCTCTCTGAATGCATggtacaatttttttcctttgcaatcaGTGTAACCACAGAATGTTTCCTCTTGGCAGCAATGGCGTATGATCGCTATGTAGCCATATGCAAACCTTTACTCTATCCAGTGATTATGAACCATAGACTATGTGTCCGGCTATTAGTCTTGTCATTTGTAGGTGGCTTTCTTCATGCCCTACTTCATGAATGCTTTTTGTTCAGACTAACCTTCTGTAATTCCAACATAATACGTCATTTTTACTGTGACATTATGCCATTGCTAATGATTTCTTGTACTGACCCTTTTATTAATTATctaatggtttttgtttttgcaggtTCAATTCAAGTATTCACCATTGTGACTATTCTTGTATCTTatacatttgttctttttacaaTCTTAAAAAAGTCAGTCAAAGGCATAAGgaaagccttctccacctgtggAGCTCATCTcttatctgtgtctttatattatGGCCCTCTTCTTTTCATGTATGTGCTCCCTCAATCACCACAAGCTGATGATCAAGATATGATGGAGTCTCTGTTTTACATGGTCATAGTTCCTTTGCTTAATCCCATTATCTACAGTCTGAGAAATAAGCAAGTCATAGACTCActcacaaaaatgttaaaaagaaatgtttag